One part of the Ochrobactrum quorumnocens genome encodes these proteins:
- a CDS encoding ABC transporter ATP-binding protein, translated as MSKVVSPNAAIKTNVALKVENLRKSFGANEVLKGISLEAREGEVISILGSSGSGKSTFLRCINLLEIPTSGTVTVSGETIRMAKNSKGEPYPTDKKQVSRIRSELGMVFQSFNLWSHKTILENIIEAPIYVQGRSRAECVEEAEALLAKVGIADKRDFYPAHLSGGQQQRAAIARALAMKPKVMLFDEPTSALDPELVGEVLRVMRGLAEEGRTMLVVTHEMGFARDVSNRVVFVHQGLVEEDGAPEEVFGNSKSERFRKFISHENAA; from the coding sequence CCGCGATTAAGACGAATGTGGCTCTGAAAGTCGAAAACCTCCGCAAGAGCTTCGGCGCCAATGAAGTGCTCAAGGGTATTTCACTTGAAGCACGCGAAGGCGAAGTGATCTCGATCCTCGGCTCTTCCGGTTCCGGCAAGTCAACCTTCCTGCGTTGCATCAATCTGTTGGAAATCCCGACATCGGGTACGGTTACCGTGTCGGGCGAGACTATTCGCATGGCGAAGAATTCAAAGGGCGAACCCTATCCGACAGACAAGAAGCAAGTCTCGCGCATTCGATCCGAGCTTGGCATGGTGTTCCAGAGCTTCAATCTCTGGTCCCACAAGACCATTCTCGAAAACATCATCGAAGCGCCGATCTATGTTCAGGGCCGTTCGCGCGCTGAATGCGTGGAAGAAGCGGAAGCACTTTTGGCCAAGGTCGGCATCGCAGACAAGCGTGACTTCTACCCTGCACATCTTTCCGGCGGTCAGCAGCAGCGCGCGGCAATTGCGCGTGCGCTTGCCATGAAGCCGAAAGTCATGCTTTTTGATGAACCAACATCGGCGCTCGATCCGGAACTGGTCGGCGAAGTGTTGCGCGTTATGCGCGGTCTGGCCGAAGAAGGCCGCACCATGCTGGTCGTAACCCATGAAATGGGTTTTGCCCGGGATGTGTCCAATCGTGTGGTGTTTGTGCATCAGGGATTGGTCGAAGAAGACGGCGCGCCTGAAGAAGTGTTCGGAAATTCGAAATCCGAGCGTTTCCGCAAGTTTATCAGCCACGAAAATGCAGCCTGA
- the nadC gene encoding carboxylating nicotinate-nucleotide diphosphorylase: MDLPRLSPLLIEPLVRATLLEDLGLAGDITSNAVVPSGHHSTMVFSLRQPGAIAGLDVAEMAFRLVDPSVAFERMVNDGDFLGEGTTLARVSGSSRSILAAERTALNFLGHMSGVATATANLVKAAQGTKAAIVCTRKTMPGLRALQKYAVRAGGGMNHRFALYDAVLIKDNHIAVAGGVGEAIQRAKANAGHMVKIEVEVDTLEQLHEAVAIGVDAVLLDNMSPAQLREAVKIIGGRAIAEASGGITPDTVATVAASGVDLISVGWTTHSAPNLDIGLDFSFAR; encoded by the coding sequence ATGGATCTACCACGCCTTTCGCCTTTGCTCATCGAACCGCTGGTGCGGGCCACACTTCTTGAAGACCTCGGACTTGCGGGCGACATCACCAGCAATGCGGTTGTGCCATCAGGTCATCACTCGACCATGGTGTTCAGCCTGCGTCAGCCCGGTGCCATTGCCGGCCTGGACGTTGCCGAAATGGCGTTTCGGCTTGTTGACCCTTCGGTTGCCTTTGAGCGAATGGTCAATGACGGCGATTTTCTGGGAGAGGGCACGACGCTCGCTCGCGTGTCCGGCTCGTCGCGCAGCATTCTTGCAGCCGAACGAACCGCGCTGAATTTCCTCGGCCATATGTCGGGTGTTGCCACTGCAACGGCCAATCTGGTCAAAGCCGCTCAGGGCACGAAGGCTGCAATCGTGTGTACGCGCAAGACCATGCCGGGCCTGCGAGCTTTACAAAAATATGCCGTGCGGGCAGGCGGTGGCATGAACCATCGGTTTGCGCTTTATGATGCGGTGCTTATCAAAGACAATCATATCGCAGTTGCAGGCGGCGTTGGTGAAGCCATCCAGCGCGCCAAAGCGAATGCTGGGCATATGGTCAAAATTGAAGTTGAGGTCGATACACTCGAACAACTGCATGAAGCAGTGGCAATTGGCGTCGATGCGGTCCTGCTCGATAATATGTCACCCGCGCAATTGCGCGAAGCGGTGAAAATCATCGGTGGTCGTGCGATTGCTGAAGCCTCAGGTGGTATCACCCCGGATACGGTTGCAACTGTCGCCGCAAGTGGCGTCGATCTTATCTCGGTTGGCTGGACGACACATAGTGCGCCCAACCTCGATATCGGCCTCGACTTCAGCTTTGCCCGATAG
- the nadA gene encoding quinolinate synthase NadA, producing MNEFVSVSKLYDRVASVLPKAEWMGFEDDVAAILELKRKRNAVILAHNYQTPEIFHCVADIVGDSLALARKAIDVEADVIVLAGVHFMAETAKLLNPKKTVLIPDMAAGCSLADSITPQDVALLREAHPGVPIITYVNTSAAVKAASDICCTSGNAKKVVESLGVPRVLMIPDEYLAQNIARETHVEILAWHGHCEVHERFTPDDIRQLRENHPGVMVLAHPECPPEVVEAADFAGSTAVMSDFVGEKKPQRVVLLTECSMSDNVAVDHPEVEFIRPCNLCPHMKRITLANIRQALEENRHEVTVDPAIAEPARRAVERMLAV from the coding sequence ATGAATGAATTCGTTTCCGTATCAAAGCTTTATGATCGTGTGGCGTCGGTGCTGCCCAAAGCCGAATGGATGGGTTTCGAAGACGATGTCGCGGCAATCCTGGAGCTGAAGCGCAAGCGCAACGCGGTTATTCTCGCGCACAATTACCAGACCCCGGAAATCTTTCACTGCGTCGCGGATATTGTTGGAGACAGTCTCGCACTCGCTCGCAAGGCGATTGATGTTGAAGCTGATGTGATTGTGCTAGCCGGCGTCCATTTTATGGCCGAGACGGCCAAGCTGCTAAACCCCAAAAAGACTGTGCTGATCCCCGATATGGCCGCGGGTTGCTCGCTTGCGGATTCGATCACACCGCAAGATGTAGCACTTCTGCGCGAGGCGCATCCGGGCGTGCCAATCATCACCTATGTCAATACCTCGGCTGCGGTTAAGGCAGCGTCTGATATTTGCTGCACATCGGGCAATGCGAAAAAAGTGGTCGAGTCGCTTGGCGTGCCGCGTGTGCTGATGATCCCCGACGAATATCTCGCGCAGAACATTGCGCGTGAAACCCATGTGGAAATTCTCGCTTGGCACGGCCATTGCGAGGTGCATGAGCGCTTCACCCCTGATGATATCCGACAGTTGCGTGAAAACCATCCCGGCGTGATGGTTTTGGCGCATCCTGAATGCCCGCCGGAAGTGGTAGAAGCTGCGGATTTTGCCGGGTCAACGGCTGTCATGTCTGACTTTGTCGGTGAGAAGAAGCCGCAACGTGTGGTTCTGCTTACTGAATGTTCGATGAGCGACAATGTTGCCGTCGATCATCCCGAGGTCGAATTCATCCGGCCTTGCAATCTCTGCCCACACATGAAGCGGATCACGCTTGCCAATATTCGCCAGGCGCTTGAAGAAAATCGCCATGAAGTGACAGTTGATCCTGCTATTGCCGAGCCCGCACGCCGCGCGGTCGAACGGATGCTTGCAGTATGA
- a CDS encoding NUDIX hydrolase has product MTDDIAHTELIAVLTAVTGEQPRVMTVRQGQALPSGPFETEHRSLQAGLRAWVQTETAHPVGYLEQLYTFADRDRHRQGERTISISYLGLVREDDVAGQQASWRGWYDYLPWEDHRQGVPEVVGHLSNGLRVWSHQALSADLTAQRLRRIAFSFGLNGERWNEDLVLQRYELLYEAGLVSEAGKGDEENGRHMFADHRRILATAIARLRAKIKYRPVVFELMPDSFTLLQLQRTVEALAGLRLHKQNFRRLIEQQDLVEETGESDSETGGRPAKLFRFRYSIVEERALSERHLAGTKLPISRD; this is encoded by the coding sequence TTGACCGACGATATTGCCCATACCGAGCTGATCGCTGTTTTGACCGCTGTCACAGGTGAGCAGCCGCGTGTCATGACTGTGCGTCAAGGGCAGGCTTTGCCGTCCGGTCCATTTGAGACGGAACACCGTTCATTGCAGGCTGGGTTGCGGGCCTGGGTGCAGACGGAAACCGCACATCCCGTCGGTTATCTCGAACAGCTTTATACATTTGCCGATCGCGACCGTCACAGGCAGGGAGAACGCACGATTTCGATCAGCTATCTTGGCCTCGTGCGCGAGGACGATGTGGCTGGTCAGCAGGCCAGCTGGCGCGGCTGGTATGACTATCTGCCATGGGAAGACCATCGACAGGGCGTGCCGGAGGTCGTTGGTCATCTGAGCAATGGTCTGCGGGTCTGGTCGCATCAGGCGCTATCTGCTGATCTGACTGCGCAGCGCTTGCGGCGCATTGCATTTTCGTTTGGACTGAATGGCGAGCGTTGGAATGAAGATCTTGTGCTTCAGCGCTATGAACTGCTCTATGAAGCCGGTCTGGTGAGCGAAGCCGGAAAGGGCGACGAAGAAAACGGTCGTCACATGTTTGCCGATCATCGCCGCATTCTTGCGACAGCCATCGCGCGGTTGCGGGCCAAGATCAAATATCGGCCGGTTGTTTTCGAATTGATGCCCGACAGTTTTACCCTTTTGCAGTTGCAGCGCACCGTTGAGGCATTGGCAGGATTGCGGCTGCATAAACAGAATTTCCGCCGTCTGATCGAACAGCAGGATCTCGTTGAAGAAACCGGCGAAAGCGACAGTGAAACCGGTGGTCGCCCGGCGAAACTGTTCCGTTTCCGCTATTCGATTGTTGAGGAACGCGCGCTTTCTGAGCGGCATCTCGCAGGAACAAAGCTCCCCATCTCTCGTGATTGA
- a CDS encoding transporter substrate-binding domain-containing protein, whose translation MKPLGLFKALFVSALVLTTASAHAEEKKWTKITIATEGAFRPYNFTKPDGTLDGYEVDLYKDLCARMKVECTMVAQPFDGIIPALNAGKFDAIMAGLTATPKREETIDFTVSYGLTPQTFATLKDSPFAKLPHTGDTLYLAKDEEASQKAIDEIAAEIKGRTVGVQTASLGLTLLDKYFKDSTDIREYKTTDQHDLDLKSGRVDLIVASLAYLSDAAKKPGNEDIVMTGPYFKGGILGRGVAVGIRKNEPELQKMFNEAIEAAKADGTIKKLSEKWFGFDVTP comes from the coding sequence ATGAAGCCCCTGGGATTGTTCAAAGCCCTGTTCGTTTCTGCACTGGTTCTCACCACCGCTTCTGCTCATGCAGAAGAAAAGAAGTGGACCAAAATCACTATCGCAACGGAAGGTGCTTTTCGTCCGTATAACTTCACCAAGCCAGATGGCACGCTGGATGGTTATGAAGTTGATCTCTACAAGGATCTCTGCGCCCGCATGAAGGTCGAGTGCACCATGGTTGCACAGCCATTCGACGGCATTATCCCGGCGCTCAACGCTGGCAAGTTCGATGCGATCATGGCTGGCCTGACCGCGACGCCAAAGCGTGAAGAAACCATCGATTTCACGGTTTCCTACGGCCTGACGCCACAGACCTTCGCAACGCTAAAGGATAGCCCGTTCGCCAAGCTGCCACACACCGGCGACACGCTTTATCTTGCCAAAGATGAAGAGGCGAGCCAGAAGGCAATCGACGAGATCGCTGCCGAAATTAAGGGCCGCACTGTTGGTGTTCAGACCGCTTCGCTCGGCCTTACCCTTCTCGATAAGTATTTCAAGGATTCAACTGACATCCGCGAATACAAGACCACCGACCAGCATGACCTTGACCTCAAGTCGGGTCGCGTCGATCTGATCGTTGCTTCGTTGGCCTATCTTAGCGATGCTGCCAAGAAGCCAGGCAATGAAGACATCGTCATGACCGGTCCTTACTTCAAGGGCGGCATTCTCGGACGTGGTGTTGCTGTTGGTATCCGTAAGAACGAACCTGAACTTCAGAAAATGTTCAACGAAGCCATCGAAGCAGCCAAGGCTGACGGTACGATCAAGAAGCTTTCCGAAAAGTGGTTCGGCTTCGACGTAACGCCGTAA
- a CDS encoding L-aspartate oxidase has product MSATPVIVIGSGLAGLMTALTLAPQPVMLVTAGTFAFDGSSPLAQGGIAASLGDDDSAALHLADTLAAGAGLCDAAVAKDIIDAAPEAIAALEHYGVRFDRKSDGSYALGLEAAHSRQRIVHVDGDATGAGIMRVLAAKGRATPSITIKENTRALRLIKQDGRIAGVDLEGFGPVAGCAVVLATGGAGGLYEATTTPLGNLGQGAALAGRAGAVLADMEFVQFHPTALAVSASRLPLISEAVRGEGAILVNDRGERFMRDIPGQELAARDVVARAIGQQLTQGCKVFLDARASLDKGFAKRFPGIDALCKQYGIDPSCDVMPVRPATHYHMGGVATDSDGRTSLAGLWAVGEAACTGLHGANRLASNSLLEAAVMGLRAGRAIATMPHAATLPLVSKAKCPSSSLPYVRSIASRHLGLLRDDDGLRSAITALLPLAQTDDAAAVALIMSVAAFERRESRGSHARTDYPEKSAQPERSYYTFEQTFLLAREIALAEPLSRIA; this is encoded by the coding sequence ATGAGCGCCACTCCTGTGATTGTTATCGGCAGTGGTCTCGCAGGATTGATGACGGCGCTGACCCTTGCGCCGCAACCTGTGATGCTGGTGACCGCGGGAACCTTTGCGTTCGATGGCTCAAGCCCTTTGGCGCAAGGCGGTATCGCAGCAAGCCTTGGTGACGATGATAGCGCAGCTCTGCATCTGGCGGATACGCTGGCAGCGGGTGCTGGTCTTTGCGACGCCGCAGTTGCAAAAGACATAATTGACGCTGCTCCCGAAGCGATTGCAGCGCTTGAACATTATGGCGTTCGCTTTGATCGAAAATCGGATGGATCTTATGCGCTTGGCCTTGAGGCAGCGCACAGCCGTCAACGCATCGTCCATGTTGATGGCGATGCGACGGGCGCAGGCATTATGCGCGTGCTTGCCGCTAAAGGGCGCGCCACCCCATCGATAACAATTAAAGAAAACACCCGCGCGCTGCGGCTTATCAAGCAAGATGGGCGCATCGCGGGTGTTGATCTCGAAGGCTTTGGGCCCGTTGCGGGCTGTGCTGTAGTGCTAGCAACAGGCGGTGCCGGTGGGCTTTATGAAGCGACCACCACGCCGCTTGGCAATCTCGGTCAAGGGGCAGCACTAGCCGGGCGTGCTGGTGCCGTGCTTGCCGATATGGAGTTTGTGCAGTTTCATCCGACCGCTTTGGCGGTGTCTGCATCGCGCTTGCCTTTGATCAGTGAGGCTGTGCGTGGTGAAGGGGCGATCCTCGTCAATGATCGCGGCGAGCGCTTCATGCGGGATATTCCGGGACAGGAACTGGCCGCGCGTGATGTGGTTGCGCGGGCAATTGGGCAGCAACTAACGCAAGGTTGCAAAGTGTTTCTCGATGCACGCGCATCATTGGACAAAGGCTTTGCAAAGCGGTTTCCCGGCATTGATGCGCTGTGCAAACAATACGGCATCGATCCGTCTTGCGACGTGATGCCGGTTCGGCCTGCCACCCATTACCATATGGGCGGCGTGGCAACTGATAGCGATGGCCGCACCAGCCTTGCGGGGCTTTGGGCTGTGGGGGAAGCCGCCTGCACCGGACTGCATGGAGCAAATCGTCTGGCGAGCAACTCGCTTTTAGAAGCTGCCGTCATGGGTCTTCGAGCAGGCCGCGCTATTGCAACTATGCCGCATGCTGCCACGCTGCCGCTTGTTTCGAAAGCCAAGTGCCCATCTTCCAGTCTGCCTTATGTGCGATCAATTGCCTCCCGGCATTTGGGTCTGTTGCGCGATGACGACGGCTTGCGTTCGGCGATTACAGCACTTCTGCCACTCGCGCAGACGGATGACGCTGCTGCGGTAGCACTCATTATGAGTGTCGCAGCATTTGAGCGGCGTGAGTCGCGCGGCAGCCATGCCCGAACAGATTATCCTGAGAAAAGCGCGCAACCCGAGCGCAGCTATTACACATTCGAGCAGACTTTTTTGCTTGCACGCGAAATCGCTCTGGCTGAGCCTTTATCGAGGATCGCATGA